From a region of the Mauremys mutica isolate MM-2020 ecotype Southern chromosome 12, ASM2049712v1, whole genome shotgun sequence genome:
- the LOC123345522 gene encoding zinc finger protein 850-like isoform X1 encodes MQENYETVTSLGFPIPKPELIARLEQGEEPWVPDLETSEEREISRGTRTAGDERVSEKEERNHHEHIPGEVEPQGTFVGRPEGNFSQCLEERETCGNWHRSEGLLGNHPKKKVDESIQCWGGDKDPTAQQTNPKEEKLCQCLECGKGFSLRSQLVTHHTVHAGGKPLQCLDRGETFNNRSDLNNHGRSHSGEKPYQSLECRKCLDWKSVLSTQQISQTRERPHKCLDCGKSFIQRSDLVKHQGIHTGERPYKCLNCGKSFTWRSALVQHQAIHTGERPHKCFDCEKSFIRRSDLVKHQAVHTGERPHKCLDCEKSFIRRSDLVKHQVIHTGERPHKCLDCEKSFIQRSDLVKHQAVHTGERPLKCLDCEKNFRDRSALFKHQAIHTGERPHKCLDCGKSFIWRSDLVKHQAFHTGERHHKCMDCGKSFIRRSDLVKHQAIHTGERPYKCLDCGKSFIRRPDLVKHQAIHTGERPHKCLDCGKSFIQRSDLVKHQVIHTGDRPHKCLECGKRFRNTSALVKHKAIHTGESPHKCLDCGKSFVWRSDLVKHQAIHTGERPHKCLDCGKRFIWRSDLVKHQAVHTGERPHKCLDCGKSFTQKSYLRTHQRIHTGERPHNCLDCKKSFTNRSSLIRHQAVHTGERPHKCLDCGKSFTQRSHLIKHGRIHTGSNLL; translated from the exons atgcaggagaactacgagacggtGACCTCTCTGG GGTttcccattcccaaacctgagctgatcGCCcggctggaacaaggggaagagccgtgggtgcccgatCTCGAGACCTCGGAGGAAAGAGAGATCTCAAGAGGCACCCGCACAG caggtgatgagagagtgagtgagaagGAGGAGAGGAATCATCATGAGCACATTCCTGGGGAAGTGGAACCACAGGGGACCTTTGTGGGAAGAcctgaagggaatttttcccagtgcttggaagagagagaaacctgtggaaattggcacaggtcagaggggctgctgggaaaCCACCCAAAGAAGAAAGTGGATGAATCCATTCAATGTTGGGGAGGAGATAAGGATCCCACAGCCCAGCAAACAAATCCCAAGGAAGAAAAACTCTGTCAGTGCCTCGAATGTGGGAAAGGATTCAGTCTGAGATCACAGCTTGTGACACAtcatacagtccatgctggagggAAACCCCTTCAATGCTTGGACCGTGGAGAAACCTTCAATAACCGCTCAGACCTCAATAATCATGGGAGAAGCCActcgggagagaaaccctatcaATCCCTCGAGTGCAGGAAATGTTTGGATTGGAAGTCAGTTCTAAGTACACAGCAGATAAGCCAAACacgagagagaccccacaaatgcttagactgtggaaaaagtttcatacagaggtcagaccttgttaaacatcagggaatccacacaggagagagaccctataagtgtttgaactgtgggaaaagtttcacatggAGATCAGCGCTTGTTCAGCATCAGGcaatccatacaggagagagaccGCATAAGTGCTTCGACTGTGAGAAAAGTTTTATACgtaggtcagaccttgttaaacatcaggcagtccacacaggagagagacctcataagtgcttggactgtgagAAAAGTTTTATACgtaggtcagaccttgttaaacatcaggtaATACACACAGgtgagagaccccataagtgcttggactgtgagaaaagtttcatacagagatcagaccttgttaaacatcaggcagtcCATACAGGAGAAAGACCCcttaagtgcttagactgtgaaAAAAATTTCAGAGACAGATCAGCCCTTTTTAAACATCAGgccatccacacaggagagagacctcataagtgcttagactgtggaaaaagtttcatatggaggtcagaccttgttaaacatcaagcaTTCCACACAGGTGAGAGACACCATAAGTGCatggactgtggaaaaagtttcataaggcggtcagaccttgttaagcatcaggcaatccacacaggagagagaccctataagtgcttggactgtgggaaaagtttcatacgtaGGCCAGACCTTGTTaagcatcaggcaatccacacaggagagagaccccacaagtgcttggactgtgggaaaagtttcatacagaggtcagaccttgttaaacatcaggtaATCCACACGGGAGACAGACCCCATAAGTGTTTGGAATGTGGAAAAAGATTCAGAAATACATCAGCCCTTGTTAAACAtaaggcaatccacacaggagagagccctcataagtgcttggactgtggaaaaagttttgtatggaggtcagaccttgttaaacatcaggcaatccacacaggagagagaccccataagtgcttggactgtggaaaAAGATTCATatggaggtcagaccttgttaaacatcaggcagtccacacaggagagagaccccataagtgcttagactgtgggaaaagtttcacacagaAATCATATCTTAGaacacatcagaggatccacacaggcgAGAGACCGCATAATTGCTTGGATTGTAAGAAAAGTTTCACAAACAGGTCATCCCTTATTAgacatcaggcagtccacacaggagagagaccccataagtgcttggactgtgggaaaagtttcacacagagaTCACATCTCATtaaacatgggagaatccacacaggatctaATCTTCTGTGA
- the LOC123345522 gene encoding zinc finger protein 850-like isoform X2, with product MQENYETVTSLGFPIPKPELIARLEQGEEPWVPDLETSEEREISRGTRTGDERVSEKEERNHHEHIPGEVEPQGTFVGRPEGNFSQCLEERETCGNWHRSEGLLGNHPKKKVDESIQCWGGDKDPTAQQTNPKEEKLCQCLECGKGFSLRSQLVTHHTVHAGGKPLQCLDRGETFNNRSDLNNHGRSHSGEKPYQSLECRKCLDWKSVLSTQQISQTRERPHKCLDCGKSFIQRSDLVKHQGIHTGERPYKCLNCGKSFTWRSALVQHQAIHTGERPHKCFDCEKSFIRRSDLVKHQAVHTGERPHKCLDCEKSFIRRSDLVKHQVIHTGERPHKCLDCEKSFIQRSDLVKHQAVHTGERPLKCLDCEKNFRDRSALFKHQAIHTGERPHKCLDCGKSFIWRSDLVKHQAFHTGERHHKCMDCGKSFIRRSDLVKHQAIHTGERPYKCLDCGKSFIRRPDLVKHQAIHTGERPHKCLDCGKSFIQRSDLVKHQVIHTGDRPHKCLECGKRFRNTSALVKHKAIHTGESPHKCLDCGKSFVWRSDLVKHQAIHTGERPHKCLDCGKRFIWRSDLVKHQAVHTGERPHKCLDCGKSFTQKSYLRTHQRIHTGERPHNCLDCKKSFTNRSSLIRHQAVHTGERPHKCLDCGKSFTQRSHLIKHGRIHTGSNLL from the exons atgcaggagaactacgagacggtGACCTCTCTGG GGTttcccattcccaaacctgagctgatcGCCcggctggaacaaggggaagagccgtgggtgcccgatCTCGAGACCTCGGAGGAAAGAGAGATCTCAAGAGGCACCCGCACAG gtgatgagagagtgagtgagaagGAGGAGAGGAATCATCATGAGCACATTCCTGGGGAAGTGGAACCACAGGGGACCTTTGTGGGAAGAcctgaagggaatttttcccagtgcttggaagagagagaaacctgtggaaattggcacaggtcagaggggctgctgggaaaCCACCCAAAGAAGAAAGTGGATGAATCCATTCAATGTTGGGGAGGAGATAAGGATCCCACAGCCCAGCAAACAAATCCCAAGGAAGAAAAACTCTGTCAGTGCCTCGAATGTGGGAAAGGATTCAGTCTGAGATCACAGCTTGTGACACAtcatacagtccatgctggagggAAACCCCTTCAATGCTTGGACCGTGGAGAAACCTTCAATAACCGCTCAGACCTCAATAATCATGGGAGAAGCCActcgggagagaaaccctatcaATCCCTCGAGTGCAGGAAATGTTTGGATTGGAAGTCAGTTCTAAGTACACAGCAGATAAGCCAAACacgagagagaccccacaaatgcttagactgtggaaaaagtttcatacagaggtcagaccttgttaaacatcagggaatccacacaggagagagaccctataagtgtttgaactgtgggaaaagtttcacatggAGATCAGCGCTTGTTCAGCATCAGGcaatccatacaggagagagaccGCATAAGTGCTTCGACTGTGAGAAAAGTTTTATACgtaggtcagaccttgttaaacatcaggcagtccacacaggagagagacctcataagtgcttggactgtgagAAAAGTTTTATACgtaggtcagaccttgttaaacatcaggtaATACACACAGgtgagagaccccataagtgcttggactgtgagaaaagtttcatacagagatcagaccttgttaaacatcaggcagtcCATACAGGAGAAAGACCCcttaagtgcttagactgtgaaAAAAATTTCAGAGACAGATCAGCCCTTTTTAAACATCAGgccatccacacaggagagagacctcataagtgcttagactgtggaaaaagtttcatatggaggtcagaccttgttaaacatcaagcaTTCCACACAGGTGAGAGACACCATAAGTGCatggactgtggaaaaagtttcataaggcggtcagaccttgttaagcatcaggcaatccacacaggagagagaccctataagtgcttggactgtgggaaaagtttcatacgtaGGCCAGACCTTGTTaagcatcaggcaatccacacaggagagagaccccacaagtgcttggactgtgggaaaagtttcatacagaggtcagaccttgttaaacatcaggtaATCCACACGGGAGACAGACCCCATAAGTGTTTGGAATGTGGAAAAAGATTCAGAAATACATCAGCCCTTGTTAAACAtaaggcaatccacacaggagagagccctcataagtgcttggactgtggaaaaagttttgtatggaggtcagaccttgttaaacatcaggcaatccacacaggagagagaccccataagtgcttggactgtggaaaAAGATTCATatggaggtcagaccttgttaaacatcaggcagtccacacaggagagagaccccataagtgcttagactgtgggaaaagtttcacacagaAATCATATCTTAGaacacatcagaggatccacacaggcgAGAGACCGCATAATTGCTTGGATTGTAAGAAAAGTTTCACAAACAGGTCATCCCTTATTAgacatcaggcagtccacacaggagagagaccccataagtgcttggactgtgggaaaagtttcacacagagaTCACATCTCATtaaacatgggagaatccacacaggatctaATCTTCTGTGA